In Colletotrichum higginsianum IMI 349063 chromosome 3, whole genome shotgun sequence, a genomic segment contains:
- a CDS encoding Inosine triphosphate pyrophosphatase translates to MSTPPTVNFITGNSNKLREVKAILEPAITVQSRAVDLEEVQGTVEEVTLAKCRKAAETIQGPVLVEDTCLCFKALNDLPGPYIKWFMQSIGHQGLNNLLVAYEDKSADAVCTFAYSPGPGHEPVLFQGRTRGKIVSPRGPADFGWDAIFEYDGQTYAEMDKAAKNKISHRGLALAKLQDWFAQQRVD, encoded by the exons ATGTCTACACCGCCCACGGTGAACTTCATCACTGGCAACTCCAACAAGCTGCGCGAAGTCAAGGCAATTCTGGAGCCTGCCATCACTGTGCAGAGCCGGGCAGTTGACCTGGAGGAAGTACAGGGCACAGTAGAGGAGGTCACACTGGCCAAATGTCGCAAAGCGGCAGAGACG ATCCAAGGCCCCGTCCTCGTTGAGGACACTTGCCTCTGCTTCAAGGCTCTCAACGACCTCCCTGGCCCTTACAT CAAGTGGTTCATGCAATCTATTGGCCACCAGGGTCTAAACAATCTCCTCGTTGCTTACGAGGACAAGTCTGCCGATGCCGTCTGCACCTTTGCCTATTCGCCCGGCCCCGGCCATGAGCCTGTCCTTTTCCAGGGGCGAACCAGA GGCAAGATTGTCTCGCCTCGAGGCCCGGCCGACTTTG GATGGGATGCCATTTTCGAATATGATGGACAGAC CTACGCCGAGAtggacaaggccgccaagaacAAGATATCCCATCGCGGTCTGGCCCTTGCAAAGTTGCAAGACTGGTTCGCTCAGCAGCGAGTGGACTAG
- a CDS encoding Peptidase family C78 codes for MMVSYIIGDNAYGKDAFKDRLPTIFEIQEFIERAWDLGINSQGRLETGGIKGTRKYIGTPEAQALFVSLGIP; via the exons ATGATGGTCTCGTATATCATTGGCGACAATGCGTATGGCAAGGATGCATTTAAGGATCGCTTGCCGACCATATTTGAGATCCAAGAATTCATCGAGAGGGCCTGGGATCTTGGCATCAACTCGCAGGGCCGGCTGGAGACTGGCGGCATCAAGGGTACTCGCAAGTATATTGGCACGCCAGAG GCCCAGGCACTCTTTGTCAGCCTCGGGATACCGTAA
- a CDS encoding Adenylate kinase isoenzyme 6-like protein, whose translation MIHQKMSRTTPNVIITGTPGVGKTTHCEELARRTGLKHLSVNQVVKDRECHEGWDEEFQSWIVDEDKLLDTIEGDVQNGGYIIDWHACDLFPKSWIDLVVVLRVDSTTLYDRLSARKYPEAKLQENLDSEIMEVLLQEAREAFDEEIVVELTSNTSDEMEGNLSRIEAWLEQWKKDHSS comes from the exons ATGATTCACCAGAAAATGTCGAGAACAACTCCGAACGTTATCATCACCGGCACGCCGGGCGTGGGTAAGACGACACATTGCGAAGAGCTCGCGAGGCGGACGGGCCTGAAACACCTTTCGGTCAACCAAGTCGTCAAGGACCGTGAGTGCCACGAGGGCTGGGACGAGGAGTTTCAGAGCTGGATAGTCGACGAAGATAAG TTGCTCGACACCATCGAGGGAGATGTGCAAAATGGAGGCTACATCATCGACTGGCATGCATGTGACCTGTTTCCCAAGAGCTGGATCGACCTTGTCGTAGTCCTGCGCGTGGACTCGACGACGCTCTACGACCGTCTTTCGGCCAG AAAGTATCCCGAGGCCAAACTTCAGGAAAACCTAGACTCGGAAATCATGGAGGTTCTACTCCAGGAGGCGCGTGAGGCTTTCGACGAAGAAATTGTTGTTGAGTTGACGAGCAACACATCAGATGAGATGGAAGGCAATCTATCGAGAATCGAGGCGTGGCTTGAGCAGTGGAAGAAGGATCACTCGTCATAG
- a CDS encoding GTP-binding protein rhb1, giving the protein MPAPKNRKVAIVGSRSVGKSSLAVQFVDGHFVDSYYPTIENTFSKTIRYKGQEFATEIVDTAGQDEYSILNSKHFIGIHGYMLVYSVSSLPSFEMVQVIREKILNHLGTESVPIVIVGNKSDLRPEQRQVTAEEGKRVAEKIQCGWTEASARYNENVGKAFELLIAEIEKAQNPGEAVEGGKCILM; this is encoded by the exons ATGCCGGCACCAAAGAACAGGAAGGTGGCCATTGTTGGCAGTCGGTCTGTCG GCAAGTCGTCGCTTGCAGTCCAGTTTGTAGATGGCCACTTTGTCGACAGCTACTACCCGACCATCGAGAATACCTTTAGCAAGACCATCCGGTATAAGGGCCAGGAATTTGCGACTGAGATTGTCGATACGGCTGGCCAA GATGAATACAGCATTCTGAACTCGAAGCACTTCATCGGCATCCATGGCTACATGCTGGTCTACTCGGTGTCGTCTTTGCCATCCTTTGAGATGGTGCAAGTAATTCGAGAGAAGATTCTGAACCACCTA GGTACCGAGTCGGTCCctatcgtcatcgtcggaaACAAGAGCGACCTCCGTCCCGAACAGCGACAGgtcaccgccgaggagggcaagaGAGTAGCAGAGAAGATTCAGTGCGGCTGGACGGAGGCAAGCGCGCGGTACAACGAGAACGTAGGAAAGGCCTTTGAGCTGTTgatcgccgagatcgagaagGCCCAAAACCCGggcgaggcggtcgagggcggcaagtGCATTCTCATGTAG